Below is a genomic region from Palaemon carinicauda isolate YSFRI2023 chromosome 31, ASM3689809v2, whole genome shotgun sequence.
TGTAGTAATGTTTCTTAGTATGAACTCATACTTTGTATACCTCTGTGTTTTCTGTTCAGTTGAAGTAGGATATACAGAAGGAAATCATTTCGATTTTGTGGATTTCACGAGAATAGGAACCATTTAAGACATCACTGTGTTTATTCGTTATGTTTCTAAGAATTCATAGAAAGTGTTGTGCGTGCATATTTCAAACTTCGTTGGTTCACAGATGCATACaaaaaggcatatatatacatgtatatcctaTAAATAATCGTACAAATAGTACTTTAGGCACATGTACGTCACCATAGATTATTTCTCTCCAAGTgaaatatatatggatgtatattatCTGGATATGATATCAGTGAGTGAAACACACAATGAAAGGTTTGTGGTAACTGGTACATTACAAGACACTTTAAGCAAGTCACGTGTAACTGAAGTGCTTTATATAAACACTTAGatagttttgattttatcaaacAGGATACATTACACTATACAcattttgaatttgattttatatgtCGTGCGTGCTATAGTTGAGTAAGGTTGTTGCTGTTTTGATCATTAAGCAGGCAAAGTAATTTCCTTACAAAAGTTGCAGACTGTGCTCAGGAAACTGACGAACGAATTCTGCCTCAGTTTCAAAGACTATTGTTTGAAGACATAATCACAATGGAGTTATCAGTAGTCCTCCCAGTATATATCAAAGGCAAAATTACAATATTGTCTACCCTGTCCCGTTTGAGGGTATAATGACTCAGTGGCTCAGTGCTGAAATTCATATTATCAGTGCAAGTGTTCAACGGACAGCCTAGTACTAGCTGGTCCAAGGATTGTATTTGTAGGTCCCTTGGCTAAACAAGAAGGACCTTTATTCATGTTGCTCGGTCCTTTGTTTATACCAGATGGACCCTTGTTGATGCCAGAAGAACCTAATCTAATATCTGAAGGTCCCAATTGGATTTCAGATGGACCAACATTCAAGTCAGATGGGCCTTGGTTCAGATCCGCAGGTCCTCTGCTTAAAGCGCTGGGTCCTTTAGCAACATGGCATGGGCCTTTGCTTAGATTTCCAGGGCCCTTGTTGAGCCAGGCAGGACCTTTATTTAGGTTTCCGGGTCCTTTTTGATTTCCACTTGGACCCTGGCGTAAGGAGGATGGTCCAACGTTTAAACCTGAAGGACCTTTACTTAGGCTGAAAGAAGCTCTTCTGGCAAAATAGCTGTCACGCTCCTTCTCCTGAGTACTTAATTCATTGCAACTATGTGACCGGTTTCTTGTGGATATGTCTTTCTTAGGTTGTTCATCTGACTGTTCTTGTTGAGGTTCGTGGGATTCTTGTTGTTCTGGTTCACTGCTCGACGGACGAGGAGTTGTTTCAGTGCTTGAAGTGCTTTGGTCTGTCTTGTTACTTTCTTGGTCTGCTGATGAGGTGAGTGCTTGCTTCAGACGAGTGTTGATGTCACTAAAGGAATCCTGGTTGTTATTTGTAGCATCATCTGATGTTTGAGGTTTTGGTTCTCGCTGTGATTCCTGTTGtctacttttttcttcttcttccagttGACGAAGGCGTTCTTCTACTTTCTGTTGAATCCTATCCCTCTCTTCTTGTTGTTCTTGTTCTCTGCGctgctcttcctcttcttcctcctcctcttcgtcgtcgtcgtcgtcttcctcttcctcttcttgttgCTGTTCTTCCTCTTTTTGCTGCTTTTCAATGAATATCTTTGTTTGCTGGATTTGCTGTTGAGTATGAATCAACTGTTGTTGTAGATACTGGTACTGCTGAACATGGCGTTGATACAATTTTTGCTGTTGACCCTGGTATTGTTGGACGAATTGTTGCTGAACTAGCCACTGTTGATGTTTTAGATTCTGGTAAGCACTGCTTCCTTGGTAGCTGCTATACTTTCCAAGTTGTGCCTCTTGCTGAGTCTTGAGTTGCTGGAGTTGGGTCTGTTGTCTTTGCTGCAAGCCCTGGCGCTCATGCGCTTGCTGTTGATTTTGCAGGTGCTGCTGATGTATGAGCTGCTGTTCGTGTTGTTGAAGCTGTTGCAGATGCTCGAACTGCTGTTGTTTCTGTCGCTCGCGAAACTCCTGTTGTTCTCGCTTCTTTTGCTTATTCTGCTTTTGCTTCCAGTGTCTTTCGGTCACGTTTTGGTCTAGTGTACTCTCATCGGCTGCTATGGCACCTTGCAGATACTGGACTACATCTCCTAGTTTAGTCTTACTGATGCCCTCTTGCAAAGCCTGGTTGTGAATCTGTTGCCTGTTTCTCCCTTCGTGGATTGTATTAAAGAAGACACTACCGGTGCTTGCCTTGCCACGAGGCTGTGGTGACAGAGATCGAGAAGCGGAAGCACTTGAGGACCGTGACTCTCCTGCTGTAGGGACATGTGAGGGCCGCGGGGAGAGGGACCTAGACGCTGCCTGCTGTCGTGGCTGATGGCCTGCTGGGACCCCTGGGTGGGGAGGTGCTAGTGAGTAAGTAGCTGAAGGAGGGGTGCCCTGACCTCTTACTTGAGGATGGCGGACCCACGGATCCTGGTAACTGGAAGACGCAGAGGCTCCTCTTGGGGAAGGACGCTGTTGTACCCTTGAGGGAGTCCTGGAAGCCCTTACTCCATCACCTCTTCTCCTGGTGGGGAAATAAGAACATTATCTAAGAACatgatttttaaaaagaaatagtaATTATGATTTTTGGGAAACAGTAGCCGAAGataaaaagtgcaaaaaaaaaaaaaataataaataaatgaaataattgtcaaCATAATATTGAATGATAATATCAATTTCTCAGTATTTTCGAAAACTATATGGaaacatacatataaatgcttTTCAGTTTCATAATGAATACTAATGTTGGGTTACAACGGATTCTTTGGAATAACcttataattcataataattttcttgtcttccttcctaaccaaattttgattttaattttaatttcattttgtcCACTTTTATATGTTACCAGATGGCTTCTCCGTTTCTCAAAATGTGTATCCATGACAACCAGAGTCATAGCTTTTGCTAATTCTAACAATATCTCTCCTTATGTtccttcttgggtagtgccatagcctctgtaccatggacttccactgtctcgggttagagttctcttgcctgagggtacactcgggcacactattccatctaatttgtcttcctccaGTTTtggtaaagcttttatagtttattttggaaatatttattttaatgttattgtttttaaaattatctatttttccttgtttcctttcctcactgaggtattttccctgttggagcccctgggcttatagaatcctgcttttccaactagggtttgataATAACCTCTTTCTCCATCAGTACTCTCACCTACATGGTCAGTCATGTCCACGGATAATACTAATAGTTTACTTCTTGGaactttttatttattctaatttccCTCTTAATTCTTCCTTCTCCTCACTACACCCTTGAGAGGCGTATACTAGGATGATATGACATACAGTACTTTCTTATCTTTCACCAACTTGAATGAGCCTGTTATTAATACGGTGTATTTCTATGACATTTTCCCGCAAATCTCTAGATGGAAAATAATCCCTACCcaattttttcatgtatatatatatatatatatatatatatatatatatatatatatatatacatatatatatatatatatgtatatatatatatatatatatatatatatatatatatatatatatatcatcatccgtaACTAATCCGCTGCACTGTAGGACacaggcctcaggcatgtccttccactcccgtctgtttatgacctTTCCATGCTAGAATGtacatgcaaattttcttagctcgtcaatccatcgtcttctcttccttcccatacttcttttgcaatctctatggacccaattTGGTATTCCTAATGTCtatttattatatgtcattctcattatatgtcctgccaatgtctatttctttttcttacaagttagaaaatcctctagtttgctctcatatccacgtTGCTCGTTGTCTATCTCtggagttattcccatcattattcttgccatagctctttgaggctctagtaaggcttcaagtttcctttttagagaaagtggcattttacttttcataatctcattttgtttaccaaaagctctccatcccatgcttattcttttgATTTTGATTTCTGATCACACTGAGCGACATTGGCAGACGTAGTTATTACATTTGTGGGATgggctaccccgagaggtacattccaaaaccacaactgctgtgttgtagttatgaaagggggaaggggttgggaagggttgaatctgtgcgtgcatgtgtttgcatatctatctaaatatttagccgtcattttgaagggtcgtgtatactagtgtgtgtataaatacatatatataatacatatatgtatatatatatatatatatatatatatatatatatatatatatatatatatatatatatatatatatatatatatatatgccgtcattttgacgggtcgtgtatactagtgtatatatatatatatatattatatatatatatatatatatatatatatatatatatatatatatatatatatatatatatatgtatattgtataatcATCCCTCCTCGTCAAAGCTAAAAATCTGTTGGTTTATATACTGagttgccagatattaatatcctcAACATAATGACACCGTTTATATGTAATATCTAGTTTATATTACACCCTCGGCGTAATATTGCGCTCTCCCATAGCCCTCAAAAATGGCTGACCAACCGCTTTTCTTATATTATAATAGACTTGGATGGGTGTTCATTCCACTCCAGACAGATTTTGGGGAGTTTTGTGGTAATATCATCCTAGTCTCCTCTTTTGTCATCATAGATGCCAAGTGTACGATAGcaagttttttttcttcaaattatttgAAATAGGAAGCCATACGTTAGAGCAGTTTGaaacctgtttatgattttattatgGTTTTACGATTTTGATCTCTTACTATAATTTGAATAATAGTTGTAAATAAAGGTTATTATAGCTATTGCTGGTGTATTTGTAATAATGTTCAATAGTAAGATTAATGttcttattttattaaacaaatttATTATTCATTGCCAAAATTTCTTATGCTTCTTCTTAATGCTTAGGATGAGTTTAAGGGCTAAAAACTCGTCGAGGCATCTAAACTGTTTTCATCTAGATCGAAATGGAATCCCTAGATGGGGCTGCCCGAATCTTTGCTTCTTCTCATTCCTATTGTTTTACTGTCAAAGTTGTTTCCCTCACGTTCAGCCCAGCCAGTGAACTCAAAGTAATTTTAGGTCGGACGAAATCGTGACGAAATGAATAGTCAAAGAGAACACATAGTACATGTTTGAGACGTTGCCACTTTTCCAAGTTTTCATTCATAAATCTTGAAGACAGTTTTTATAAGCTGTAATAACGTTGCCACTTATCCTCGATTTTTTATGAGAGATATAAGCGTGCCACATAGCTTCCAATTTTACAAGTGGTAGGCTAAACGTTGCCACATCTCCAATTTTTTAGCAACGATAAAAGCCTTgcgatggttgtggtggccgatgtggtaacgtccccgtctggtgaacgccagactggagttcgaatcccgctcaaactcgtaagtttcttttgtcgctgcaacttcaccctccttgtgagctaaggaagcgggaattggggggaacctataggtctatctgccgagtcattagcagccattgcctggccgtccttggtcctagcttgggtagagaaggggcttgggcgctgatcatatgtgcagaTGGTCAGATTCTAGGGCATCGTCTTTCTCAataggttaatgtcactgtcccttgcccctgtcattcatgagtgacattttaaACGTCTCCCCCTTACCAGCCTAATAAGGGTGAAGAACTTAACCCAATTGTTCTACGTATTCAACCGTTAGACATAAATAGGGGTTCCCTATCGATCACGCTCTGGACACCTTTTAAGAGACAACTcctaaaaagaattatatatatatatatatatatatatatatatatatatatatatatatatatatatatactgtatatttatacatatatatatatatatatatatatatatatatatatacagtatatatatatatatatatatatatatatatatatatatatatatatatatatatatatatactgtatatatatacatatatatatactgtatatatatatatatatatatatatatatatatatatatatatatatatatatatatatatatatatatatatatatatatatatatatatacagtatatatcactttCTGCGTGGTGAAAGGACTCGCGTaagcaatgatcagcaaagctgtattagtcagggccatccgaactaggctggtttgctgttagcgattagacaaaattttcccaccatcaccaatttgcactgacCAGCGTAGTGATAAAAACAGCTCAAATCCCAGaagtgaattgacatgtctgagacctttgtcctgcagtggacttgaaacggctatATCTTGTTgaaaaacgatgagaaaaaaaatcttttgtttccttttaatacatacacacac
It encodes:
- the LOC137624498 gene encoding putative uncharacterized protein DDB_G0271606 produces the protein MLARGHFLQRRRGDGVRASRTPSRVQQRPSPRGASASSSYQDPWVRHPQVRGQGTPPSATYSLAPPHPGVPAGHQPRQQAASRSLSPRPSHVPTAGESRSSSASASRSLSPQPRGKASTGSVFFNTIHEGRNRQQIHNQALQEGISKTKLGDVVQYLQGAIAADESTLDQNVTERHWKQKQNKQKKREQQEFRERQKQQQFEHLQQLQQHEQQLIHQQHLQNQQQAHERQGLQQRQQTQLQQLKTQQEAQLGKYSSYQGSSAYQNLKHQQWLVQQQFVQQYQGQQQKLYQRHVQQYQYLQQQLIHTQQQIQQTKIFIEKQQKEEEQQQEEEEEDDDDDEEEEEEEEEQRREQEQQEERDRIQQKVEERLRQLEEEEKSRQQESQREPKPQTSDDATNNNQDSFSDINTRLKQALTSSADQESNKTDQSTSSTETTPRPSSSEPEQQESHEPQQEQSDEQPKKDISTRNRSHSCNELSTQEKERDSYFARRASFSLSKGPSGLNVGPSSLRQGPSGNQKGPGNLNKGPAWLNKGPGNLSKGPCHVAKGPSALSRGPADLNQGPSDLNVGPSEIQLGPSDIRLGSSGINKGPSGINKGPSNMNKGPSCLAKGPTNTILGPASTRLSVEHLH